The Blautia hydrogenotrophica DSM 10507 genome window below encodes:
- a CDS encoding glycosyltransferase: MRGLSVILPAYNEGEMIPMIAGELEKELTKEKIPYEIIFVSDGSCDDTWEKIEQEAKRSRRIRGLELSRNFGKDAAIFAGLAQAKMDAAAVMDCDLQHPIEALVRMYRIWESGSQIVEGVKKDRGREGAVHREGARWFYKILSRALHVEMENTSDFKLLDRKVVESVLRMPEQHLFFRAISSWVGYQTAQVEYEVGKRQRGESKWKMSSLISYGFRNIVAFTTVPLQFVTVGGVACLICSVILGIYSLIRYFQGQAVEGYTTLLMVLLVVGSGVMISLGIIGFYIGKIYEEVRRRPRYLISRMTASEKTQEEERF; the protein is encoded by the coding sequence ATGAGAGGTTTGTCTGTGATACTGCCTGCTTACAATGAGGGAGAGATGATTCCGATGATAGCCGGGGAGCTGGAAAAGGAGTTGACAAAAGAGAAAATTCCATATGAAATTATTTTTGTCAGTGACGGCTCCTGTGACGACACCTGGGAAAAGATTGAGCAGGAGGCAAAACGCAGCCGGAGGATTCGAGGGTTGGAATTATCCAGAAATTTTGGAAAAGACGCGGCCATTTTTGCAGGATTGGCACAGGCAAAGATGGATGCAGCCGCGGTGATGGACTGCGATTTGCAGCATCCCATAGAAGCCTTGGTGCGCATGTATCGAATCTGGGAGAGCGGAAGCCAGATTGTGGAGGGAGTCAAAAAAGACCGAGGCAGGGAAGGAGCGGTGCACAGAGAGGGGGCTCGTTGGTTTTATAAAATTTTGTCTAGGGCTTTGCATGTAGAAATGGAGAATACCTCTGATTTTAAGTTGCTGGACCGCAAAGTCGTGGAGAGTGTTTTGAGAATGCCAGAACAGCATTTGTTCTTTCGGGCGATTTCCTCATGGGTTGGATATCAGACTGCCCAGGTGGAGTATGAGGTGGGGAAGCGTCAGAGAGGTGAGTCCAAGTGGAAAATGAGCTCTTTGATTTCTTATGGATTTCGTAATATCGTGGCGTTTACGACGGTCCCTCTACAGTTTGTTACTGTCGGAGGAGTGGCTTGTCTGATCTGCTCGGTAATTCTGGGAATTTATTCTCTGATCCGATATTTTCAAGGGCAGGCTGTGGAAGGGTATACGACTCTTTTGATGGTTCTGCTGGTAGTTGGCAGCGGTGTGATGATTAGTTTGGGAATCATCGGCTTTTATATCGGAAAAATTTATGAGGAAGTCCGGCGACGCCCCAGATATCTGATATCCAGGATGACAGCATCGGAGAAGACACAAGAGGAGGAAAGATTTTGA
- a CDS encoding GtrA family protein, whose product MRKWVLKCYKNSVIRYVFFGGCTTLVNLATFFIFRRLFHLSLNPANFLSIVLAVSFAYVVNSKYVFQESCHGLRQHLPSCLRFFSARGVTMLLEMGGVWLLVDVWKMPDMVGKFLIQFCVLVLNYIFSKFFVFTRGKKGS is encoded by the coding sequence TTGAGAAAATGGGTGTTGAAGTGTTATAAGAATTCAGTGATTCGCTATGTATTTTTTGGCGGATGCACGACTTTGGTAAACTTGGCGACCTTTTTTATTTTTCGGAGACTTTTTCACCTGTCTTTGAATCCGGCTAATTTCCTTTCTATTGTATTGGCTGTTTCATTTGCCTATGTGGTGAATTCAAAATACGTGTTTCAGGAGTCCTGCCATGGACTGAGGCAGCATCTGCCCTCTTGTCTGCGTTTTTTTAGCGCGAGAGGAGTTACTATGCTTTTGGAGATGGGAGGAGTCTGGCTGCTGGTGGATGTCTGGAAAATGCCGGATATGGTTGGGAAATTTTTGATACAGTTTTGCGTTCTGGTTCTCAACTATATATTCAGCAAGTTTTTTGTGTTCACCAGAGGAAAAAAAGGGAGTTGA